A window of Candidatus Kinetoplastibacterium crithidii (ex Angomonas deanei ATCC 30255) contains these coding sequences:
- the nuoN gene encoding NADH-quinone oxidoreductase subunit NuoN yields MNMINYNSFILILPEILLLCSTLIILLIDLFKRNHNITFIISLLVLFISTIFLIVMQQFDFVDRIFNGSLVIDNFSQYLKIFLCIITFTSFVYSRAYVKDFNILSQGGEFYYLALFSLLGQMIMVSSGNLLSIYLGLELMSLPLYTMIAMRRDYSKSIEAALKYFILGSIASAVLLYGFSLVYGISNSLELVDLSAFVQGAIGTKIVIFSLIFILAGLSFKLGVVPFHMWVPDVYHGSPTIITLLISTAPKIAAFAVMIRILFNSFVAFYLDWQSIMIIFSILSLAIGNIAAILQTNFKRVLAYSTISHMGFILLGLVGVEPLEGSVAYVDAIFYIISYVLTNMAIFGLLMFFSRASFDCENLDDLKGLNQVSPIMAFLMLICMLSLAGLPPFVGFYAKFSILQNLINSNHLYLAIYAVLFSLIGAFYYLRVIKLVYFDNCNNNLSLIKLNNSYHSLVFKNLLIFNVASIIIISFFPDILFDLCAQMTII; encoded by the coding sequence ATGAATATGATTAACTATAATAGTTTTATTCTCATCCTGCCTGAGATTTTATTGCTCTGTTCTACTTTGATAATACTTTTGATAGATCTTTTCAAAAGAAATCATAATATTACATTTATAATAAGTTTGTTGGTGTTATTTATATCAACTATTTTTCTTATAGTTATGCAACAGTTTGATTTTGTCGATAGGATATTTAATGGGTCATTAGTAATAGATAATTTTTCTCAATATTTAAAAATATTTCTTTGTATTATTACTTTTACTTCTTTTGTTTATAGTAGAGCCTATGTAAAGGATTTTAATATTTTATCACAAGGTGGTGAGTTTTATTATTTAGCTTTATTTTCTCTACTTGGTCAAATGATCATGGTTTCTTCTGGAAATTTGCTATCTATTTATTTAGGGTTAGAATTAATGTCTTTGCCCCTATATACAATGATAGCTATGCGTAGAGATTACTCTAAATCAATAGAAGCTGCTTTAAAATATTTTATTTTAGGTTCTATTGCATCAGCAGTTTTACTATATGGGTTTTCTTTAGTTTATGGTATTTCTAATTCTTTGGAATTAGTTGACCTATCTGCATTTGTTCAAGGTGCAATTGGCACAAAAATTGTTATTTTTTCTTTAATATTTATATTAGCTGGCCTTTCTTTTAAGCTTGGGGTCGTTCCTTTTCATATGTGGGTTCCTGATGTTTATCATGGTTCTCCTACTATAATTACATTATTGATTAGCACTGCACCAAAAATAGCTGCTTTTGCTGTTATGATAAGAATTTTATTTAATTCTTTTGTTGCATTTTATCTAGATTGGCAATCTATAATGATAATATTCTCAATCTTATCATTAGCAATAGGAAATATAGCTGCTATATTGCAAACTAATTTCAAAAGAGTGTTGGCTTATTCTACAATTTCTCATATGGGTTTCATCTTGTTAGGGCTTGTAGGAGTTGAGCCTTTAGAAGGATCGGTTGCGTATGTAGATGCTATTTTTTATATAATTAGTTATGTTTTAACTAACATGGCTATTTTTGGCTTATTAATGTTTTTCTCACGTGCTAGTTTTGATTGTGAGAATTTAGATGATTTAAAAGGTTTAAATCAAGTAAGTCCTATAATGGCTTTTTTGATGTTGATTTGTATGTTGTCTTTAGCTGGCTTACCTCCTTTTGTAGGGTTTTATGCCAAATTTTCTATTTTGCAGAATTTGATAAATTCTAATCATCTATATCTTGCTATTTATGCTGTTTTATTTTCTTTAATTGGAGCTTTTTATTATTTGAGAGTTATTAAGCTTGTTTATTTTGATAACTGTAATAACAATTTATCTCTGATCAAATTAAATAATTCTTATCATTCTCTAGTTTTTAAGAATTTATTAATTTTTAATGTAGCATCTATTATAATTATTAGTTTTTTTCCAGATATCTTATTTGATTTATGTGCTCAAATGACTATTATTTAA
- a CDS encoding NADH-quinone oxidoreductase subunit M, producing MSYTSIPWLSLSIFTPIVFGFIILAVDRRNQLYIKLISLFGSIISLFIVLSIYKLFQIDSSLFQFEENYSWIETFNINYHLGIDGISLWFLILNSFMTVIVILSSWESIKNNISQYFAAFLILSGLINGVFVSLDGILFYVFFETTLIPMYLIIGIWGGPNRFYASFKFFLYTLLGSLLMFIALIYLRNISNSSEIINWYSINIRYIDQVLIFMAFWLAFAVKIPMWPVHTWLPDAHVEAPTGGSIILASIMLKLGAYGFLRFSLPILPDASKDMSILMISLSLIAIIYIGFIAIAQRDMKKLIAYSSIAHMGFVTLGIFIFNKAGMEGAILQMISHGFVSTAMFFSIGVLYDRTHSRLISDYSGLVNVMPTFVTFFVFFSMANSGLPVTSGFVGEFFVIMGSIKYNFVVGILTALSLVLSASYSLWLVKRIAFGKINSSTASNNLSDVNKREFFIFSLLAILILFMGIYPKIFTDVIHLPVEILLDQLSITKI from the coding sequence ATGTCTTATACATCTATTCCTTGGCTTTCTTTATCTATTTTTACACCAATTGTTTTTGGTTTTATTATTTTGGCTGTAGATAGACGTAATCAGCTTTATATTAAGTTGATATCATTATTTGGTTCTATAATTAGTCTTTTTATTGTTTTATCTATATATAAGTTATTTCAAATAGATAGTTCTTTATTTCAATTTGAGGAGAATTATTCTTGGATAGAAACATTTAATATAAATTATCATTTAGGTATAGATGGCATATCATTATGGTTCCTAATACTAAATTCTTTCATGACAGTTATAGTAATTTTATCTTCTTGGGAATCTATAAAGAATAATATTTCACAGTATTTTGCAGCCTTTCTTATTCTATCAGGTTTAATTAATGGAGTTTTTGTTTCACTAGATGGCATATTATTTTATGTGTTTTTTGAAACTACTTTAATTCCTATGTATCTAATTATAGGTATATGGGGAGGTCCTAATCGTTTTTATGCTTCTTTTAAATTTTTTTTATATACTTTATTAGGCTCTTTATTGATGTTTATTGCGTTAATTTATTTGCGTAATATTTCTAATTCTTCTGAAATTATTAATTGGTATTCAATAAATATTCGTTATATTGATCAAGTACTTATTTTTATGGCATTTTGGTTAGCTTTCGCTGTAAAAATACCTATGTGGCCAGTTCATACATGGTTGCCTGATGCTCACGTAGAAGCTCCTACTGGTGGATCTATTATTTTGGCTTCTATTATGCTTAAGTTAGGGGCTTATGGTTTTTTACGTTTTTCACTGCCCATATTACCTGATGCATCTAAAGACATGTCTATTTTAATGATATCATTATCTTTGATAGCCATTATATACATAGGGTTTATTGCTATAGCACAAAGAGATATGAAGAAATTGATAGCTTATTCTTCAATTGCTCACATGGGTTTTGTTACTTTGGGGATATTCATATTTAATAAGGCAGGGATGGAAGGTGCTATTTTACAAATGATTTCTCATGGTTTTGTTTCTACTGCGATGTTTTTTTCTATAGGGGTTTTATATGATCGAACTCACTCTAGATTAATATCTGACTATAGCGGCCTCGTCAATGTTATGCCTACATTTGTAACGTTTTTTGTATTTTTTTCTATGGCAAATTCTGGCTTGCCAGTTACTAGTGGTTTTGTTGGTGAGTTTTTTGTTATTATGGGCTCTATAAAATATAATTTTGTAGTAGGCATATTAACGGCATTATCTTTGGTTCTTAGTGCATCTTATTCTTTATGGCTAGTTAAAAGAATTGCTTTTGGCAAAATTAATAGTAGTACTGCTTCTAATAATTTATCAGATGTTAATAAAAGAGAATTTTTTATATTTTCTTTATTAGCAATATTAATTTTATTTATGGGGATTTATCCCAAGATATTTACAGATGTAATTCATCTTCCAGTAGAAATTTTATTAGATCAATTATCTATAACAAAAATATAA